The nucleotide window CTTAACAAAATGAGTGCCACCAGTAAGATGCCAGTCTTTCTCATCCTACTACCCCCACTATCTTGTTTAGCCCTTTACACTTTACACCTTAGATAGGATATAAAGGTATTTCCCTTTTAATCCCAAAACTTCTTGGTTCTGATATACTGCCTTTCAAGTTTAATAAGTTCCTTAATTAACTCCTTCTCACTAGCCTTCGAGAGAACTCTACTAGCCGTTTCAACGCCTACCCCATACGTCCCCAGCGCTAATAAAGCTTTATCCTTATAGCTTTTCAATAGATCAGCGGCTTTTAGGCCTTTAATGTAGGCCCTTTCTTCATTCCTAGATAACTTTTCACCATGTTTAAGCTTCTTAAGAGCAACCTTGAATAACTCGGCATCCTTTGGGTGAAGTGGGGCAAGCATGATCGAGCCACACTTGGGGCACTCAAGTTCCCTGACCCTATTTATAACTCGACCAACTTTTGTCTCCCAGGAAAAACCACAATTCGTGCACACCATAACTATGGAACTATCCATTATCCTCTGTTTAAACAGTTCAACTATTTCCTCATCCGTGTGATGCAACGAGACCATGAATTCCATGCTTATGGTTCCATGCTCTTTATCGATCTCTTCAGGTTCATTTAATATCCTTCCAGTTATTCTAATTTCGCCCTTTGCTATTAACTTCAAAACTTCCTCTACTTTTTGAACGTCGACTTTATCATGGAATACCTCATTCAGAGTTTCGACTTCTATAATTGTCCCTTCAAACAGCTTCTGAACATTCCTTATCCTTGCCCTCTTTGACAACGCTCCCATTCTCTTTGCAACGTTTATCATCTTCCACCTATAGACGGTGCTATCCCTTATTGTTTTTGAAATGATAGTTTTAGTATCATAATCTTTTAGCAGTATCTCCTTTACCTCGTTGGGATTCATCTTGAATGGCGCATGTATGATTATAGAGTGGGCCTGGGATTTAGCCGTAAACACCCTTCCATACTTAGAATAAAGGAATCCAAGGATGTACCTGCTTATACCCTCGTTTACCTTGTTCCCAAGATCGGAGTGGATTATCACAGTGTCTGGAAGGACTGTTATTATGATATCCCTGTCACTGGGTATCAAAGTATTTTGCTTTAAAGAGTTCAAGGCAAGTTCAAGCTCCTCCCCGTTGAATTCAACTCCTTTAATGAGATCGGGAGCTTTTCTAGGATCATAGAGTAAGGTTCTCCTTAGCCTTCCTACCTCCCTTGCCACCTCGTATGGAACTGGAATCAGCTCGCCCTCCCAGCTTGGGATTGCACCTTCAATGTTCTCACTTTCCCTGACCTTGATGATTAAGTTTTCCCCATCTATCTCCAGGACTAGCCAACTCCTTCCATGCATTATGAATTCCATGCCCTCTTCAAGGTCCATAACGAAGTTCTCATCAAGCCTACCTATCACTTTTCCAGAGCCAATGTCAACGACCTTATAGCTAACTTCATCTGGTATCGTGGAGAGGTTGTCAAAATAGTACTTAAACGCTCTCCTTCCCAGCTTTAATATCCCTTCTTCCCTCCTTATAATCCCGGCATCCTCGAGGACGTTAATCACCTCTAGGTAATGTTCCCATTTAAGGTTTCTATAGGGATAAGTCTCCTTTGCCATCCTGTAAGGCTCATGGACGTTGAGCTTCTGGTACTCTATTAGCAGACCTACGATGAAGTGAGCCAAAACATCCAGAGCGTTTTCATAGGGCTTTATCCTCTCTAGCTTTCCTTCGATGGCCCTCTTAGCTATGATCAGACTCTGAAGGTAATCCTCTACTCCAGTAGCTATTATATATGCCTCGCTAACTTCAAGGAGCCTGTGCTTACTTCTTCCCGCCCTTTGGATCAGTCTGTTTACTTGTCTAGGGCTCATGTACTGAATTACGGCATCTACCTCTCCAATGTCTATTCCAAGCTCCATTGACGATGTGCATATAAGGGCTTTTACCTTCCCCTCCTTCAGCTTTCGTTCTGCCTCTATCCTAGCTTCCTTAGATAAGCTTCCGTGATGAACTTCAACTGGCTTACCCCATGTTTTAAGCCTGTGGGCGAGTACTTCTGCAAATTGCCTAGTATTCACGAATACGAGGACTCTCTTATGTTTCTCCACTATTTCCCAAAGCGTCCTAAGTCTTGCCGCAACTTCTACATCTACCCTTAAAAGCTCTGCAAGTTCCTTATCCTCGGGTCTAGGCCTTGGGAACAAAACTTTAAACTTGTACCTCTTTTTGAGGGGAGGTTTAACAATTTCATCAACACCTAGCCATTCCTTAACTTCCTCCTCATTTCCAACGGTTGCGGAAAGACCGATCCTTATGAAGTCAGCTATTAGGGATAATCTTTTTAAGTTAAGGATTAATTGGGCACCCCTCTTATTGTCGATTAACTCAGTCACCTCATCAACGACAACGAATCTTACATTCTTTAGGTAGGGCCTTAATGACTTCACCGTGAGGAGGGCCGGCAAAGTTTCGGGAGTTGTTATTAGGACATGGGGTGGGTTTCTAACCTGTTTGGCTCTCCTGTATTGGGTAGTGTCGCCGTGCCTCACGTCTATCCTTATTCCAGTTTTTGCCTCCCACCACTTAAGCCTCTCGAGGAGATCCCTGTTCAAGGCCTTTAGAGGAGCTATATAAAGGCATGATATTGGAGGCAAACCATCTTTAAGGATAGAATTCATGACTGGGAGTATCGCAGCCTCTGTTTTCCCACTACCCGTGGGGGCAATTATCAGAACGCTCTTTCCCTCGGATATTCTCTTGAACGCTTCAATTTGAAGCCTGTTTAGTTCTCTGAATTTCTCCTTTATGGCCTTCTTTAAAAGTATGTGCATCGACCTATCTTGCTAGGCATAACTTAAAAACATCACCATGCTAAATCCTTCGTATGTACAGGAAGGGTGCCAGTGCTGAGAGGGAGCTAATAAGGAAACTTGAAAACCTTGGTTTTGCCGTGGTGAGGTCCGCGGGTAGTAAAAAAGTTGACATAGTTGCAGGGAATGGAAGCATGTACCTTTGCATAGAGGTGAAGGCAACCAGAAAGACTAAGCTATATTTACGTAAAGAAGATGTTGAAAGGGTCGTGGAATTTGCAAAAAAATTTGGAGGAAAACCCATACTAGCGGTTAAGTTCATTGGCGTTGGGTGGAGATTTGTAGTGTTAGATAATGTGAGTAGCTTATCAATTTCGCCGGACGATGGGGAGCCTCTTGAGGTTATATTGGGCGTTCAGAAAAAGCTCCTGGAGGTGTGAACGTGAAGAGGATTGCCTTAATCCTCCTAATATTAATGCTTGAGCCACTCGTCTTAGCCCAGCCTATTCTGGTTGTAAACGTTACCCCCGAAGAAGTTGGGGGCTTTCCTGGGGATACCTTAACCGTTAATGTAACAGTCAAGAATGTTGGTAACGAGACTGCCGAGAATGTTAGTATATATGCTATGGATAGTATCCCAGGGGTTCTGTTCACCCAGGGATTTGTAAGTTCCCTAACCCCTAACTCCTCGTACACATTTCCCATGAAAATTTACCTGATAAAACCAGAAGCAGGTTTATATGACGTTACCATAGTTTCAAGGGTTGGTAATCAGGTTTCGGAGTGCACCCTTAAGCTAAAGGTTAGGTCCGTGGTCAATTTTACGCTTTCAATTGAAGGAGAAGAGAGGTATCTATATGGAACAAACGTCACGTTTACCCTTGGAGTAGATTCACAATCAAACCTCCTACTCTACGGGGATGTAAAGGTTATAGTATTTGGTGAAAACGGTAAAATTATCTACACAAGGACGTTCAAGCCGATGATATCTAGCTGGGGAAATTGGGAGAAAGAATTAAACATCGGAAAACTTCCAGTTGGTAATTACACGGTTAAGCTCT belongs to Pyrococcus abyssi GE5 and includes:
- a CDS encoding DEAD/DEAH box helicase: MHILLKKAIKEKFRELNRLQIEAFKRISEGKSVLIIAPTGSGKTEAAILPVMNSILKDGLPPISCLYIAPLKALNRDLLERLKWWEAKTGIRIDVRHGDTTQYRRAKQVRNPPHVLITTPETLPALLTVKSLRPYLKNVRFVVVDEVTELIDNKRGAQLILNLKRLSLIADFIRIGLSATVGNEEEVKEWLGVDEIVKPPLKKRYKFKVLFPRPRPEDKELAELLRVDVEVAARLRTLWEIVEKHKRVLVFVNTRQFAEVLAHRLKTWGKPVEVHHGSLSKEARIEAERKLKEGKVKALICTSSMELGIDIGEVDAVIQYMSPRQVNRLIQRAGRSKHRLLEVSEAYIIATGVEDYLQSLIIAKRAIEGKLERIKPYENALDVLAHFIVGLLIEYQKLNVHEPYRMAKETYPYRNLKWEHYLEVINVLEDAGIIRREEGILKLGRRAFKYYFDNLSTIPDEVSYKVVDIGSGKVIGRLDENFVMDLEEGMEFIMHGRSWLVLEIDGENLIIKVRESENIEGAIPSWEGELIPVPYEVAREVGRLRRTLLYDPRKAPDLIKGVEFNGEELELALNSLKQNTLIPSDRDIIITVLPDTVIIHSDLGNKVNEGISRYILGFLYSKYGRVFTAKSQAHSIIIHAPFKMNPNEVKEILLKDYDTKTIISKTIRDSTVYRWKMINVAKRMGALSKRARIRNVQKLFEGTIIEVETLNEVFHDKVDVQKVEEVLKLIAKGEIRITGRILNEPEEIDKEHGTISMEFMVSLHHTDEEIVELFKQRIMDSSIVMVCTNCGFSWETKVGRVINRVRELECPKCGSIMLAPLHPKDAELFKVALKKLKHGEKLSRNEERAYIKGLKAADLLKSYKDKALLALGTYGVGVETASRVLSKASEKELIKELIKLERQYIRTKKFWD
- the hjc gene encoding Holliday junction resolvase Hjc → MYRKGASAERELIRKLENLGFAVVRSAGSKKVDIVAGNGSMYLCIEVKATRKTKLYLRKEDVERVVEFAKKFGGKPILAVKFIGVGWRFVVLDNVSSLSISPDDGEPLEVILGVQKKLLEV